The Lasioglossum baleicum chromosome 15, iyLasBale1, whole genome shotgun sequence genome has a segment encoding these proteins:
- the LOC143216580 gene encoding general odorant-binding protein 56a-like translates to MKTILVVFALCFVSALALTDEQKAKLTQYKKDCIMESGVDSKAVDDAKAGNFNENDEKLGCFSSCMLKKIGIMNSDGSVNEETARQKAPAEITKEQLDDVFNKCKDTTGPNDCKKAANLVKCFKDNKTFKIFN, encoded by the exons ATGAAGACCATACTCGTTGTCTTTGCTCTCTGCTTCGTCAGTGCTCTG gcaCTCACAGATGAGCAAAAAGCTAAACTAACGCAGTACAAGAAGGACTGTATTATGGAATCCGGTGTTGACTCGA AAGCGGTAGATGACGCGAAGGCCGGCAATTTCAATGAGAACGACGAAAAACTGGGCTGTTTCTCCTCCTGCATGCTGAAGAAGATTGGAATT ATGAACTCGGACGGATCCGTCAACGAAGAAACTGCTAGGCAAAAAGCACCCGCTGAAATTACGAAGGAGCAGCTCGATGACGTTTTCAACAAGTGCAAAGACACCA CTGGCCCCAACGACTGTAAAAAGGCAGCCAATCTAGTCAAGTGCTTCAAGGACAACAAAACCTTCAAAATATTTAACTAA
- the Srp72 gene encoding signal recognition particle 72 has product MATKENNLSALYAELNKLGQNGEYERALKTANKILGLSQDEEAAFHCKVICCIQLSKFNDALQFILKNPKLAVNLDFEKAYCLYRLNQVPEALKVVENISNLSLKLKELKAQILYRLEKYEECFGVYRDIIKNSHDEYEDERETNLAAVIVNLATEGSNLEVPALREDTYEMTYNAACHLIAQGSKGDRALLVEAEKKLRTAEKMCKDGLVEDGVAEEEIEDELGIIRVQLGCCLQLQGREKEAQTLYTSALKAKPDDIALVAVASNNLVCLNKDQNVFDSKKRMKSATHDSLEHKLTSRQRRNISYNQCLLALYTDQAEQCQSFCNKLAKDHPALAADAMFIKAVQLGKDGKAKEAAKLLTQYAVGEKELQMKLVCVQLLLSQDEKQEAIEILENLNERDKSLPGVVSALVTLYMASNNREKASAALKNAVNYYKKNKETTANLGEFWRQAADFYLRGGDIKVAADILQEMVDASPSDTKTLAQLVVAYVQFCPEKAQLLSKRLPPLHDLAEKTDVDTLESSNWVIGTKVIKKKIEPSPGKPTVDLTKKKRKKRKRKCKLPKNYDPNIPLDPERWLPRHERSGFRKKRDRRNRDVAMKGTQGTAAGASDLYDITKMPTNAKPSPNPRHSPAVETSGPRQQQRKVQQKKKKKGGKW; this is encoded by the exons ATGGCCACTAAGGAGAACAATCTGTCCGCGCTTTATGCggaattaaataaattgggacaaAACGGGGAATACGAGAGAGCCTTGAAAACCGCTAATAAAA TTCTAGGGCTCTCTCAAGATGAAGAAGCTGCATTCCATTGCAAAGTTATTTGCTGCATCCAGCTGTCCAAATTCAACGATGCGCTGCAATTTATTCTTAAAAATCCTAAACTGGCCGT TAACTTAGACTTTGAGAAAGCCTACTGTTTATACCGATTGAATCAAGTGCCTGAAGCACTGAAGGTGGTGGAGAATATTTCTAATCTGTCTTTAAAGCTCAAAGAGCTGAAAGCACAAATATTGTACCGGCTTGAGAAGTATGAGGAATGTTTTGGTGTGTACAGAGATATAATCAAAAATTCTCACGACGAGTACGAAGATGAAAGGGAAACGAATCTTGCAGCTGTGATTGTGAATTTAGCAACAGAGGGCTCT AATTTGGAAGTTCCTGCCTTACGAGAAGACACTTACGAAATGacatacaatgcagcatgtcaTTTAATAGCACAAGGCAGTAAAGGAGATAGAGCGCTTTTAGTAGAAGCAGAAAAGAAACTTAGAACAGCTGAGAAAATGTGCAAGGATGGTCTCGTGGAAGATGGAGTAGCTGAAGAAGAAATAGAGGATGAATTAGGAATTATTAGAGTTCAGCTCGGGTGTTGCCTGCAACTTCAAGGCCGCGAGAAAGAAGCTCAAACTCTCTATACTTCAGCTTTGAAAGCAAAACCAGACGACATAGCCTTGGTAGCAGTTGCAAGCAACAATCTCGTCTGCCTCAACAAGGATCAGAACGTGTTTGACAGCAAAAAGAGAATGAAGAGTGCTACTCATGATAGTCTAGAGCACAAATTAACTTCTAGACAAAGAAGGAACATTTCGTACAATCAATGTTTGCTTGCTTTGTACACTGATCAG GCAGAACAATGTCAATCGTTTTGCAACAAGCTTGCAAAGGACCATCCTGCATTGGCTGCGGATGCAATGTTTATTAAAGCTGTTCAGCTAGGAAAAGATGGCAAAGCGAAGGAAGCTGCAAAACTATTGACTCAGTACGCGGTCGGAGAAAAAGAGTTACAGATGAAACTGGTCTGTGTACAACTGTTGCTCAGTCAGGATGAGAAACAGGAAGCGatcgagattctcgaaaattTGAATGAAAGAGACAAGTCGTTACCCGGAGTAGTGAGTGCACTTGTTACTCTCTATATGGCTAGCAATAACCGCGAGAAAGCGTCGGCTGCTCTTAAGAATGCTGTCAATTACTATAAGAAAAATAAG GAAACCACCGCTAATTTGGGAGAGTTCTGGCGGCAGGCCGCCGACTTTTACCTTCGTGGTGGTGACATCAAGGTAGCGGCAGACATACTACAAGAAATGGTAGATGCCTCACCTTCGGACACCAAAACATTGGCACAGTTGGTAGTCGCTTATGTGCAATTCTGTCCTGAAAAAGCGCAACTGTTGTCCAAACGCTTGCCGCCTCTTCATGATCTTGCAGAGAAAACCGATGTGGATACTTTAGAAAGTAGTAATTGGGTAATAGGTACCAAAGTGATCAAGAAGAAGATAGAACCGTCACCAGG caAACCCACTGTTGATCTGACGAAGAAGAAACGCAAGAAGCGTAAGCGCAAGTGTAAACTACCTAAGAATTATGATCCAAACATACCGCTTGATCCTGAACGGTGGTTGCCAAGACATGAACGTAGCGGGTTCAGGAAGAAACGTGATAGAAGAAATAGGGATGTTGCTATGAAGGGTACACAGGGTACCGCTGCAGGAGCCAGCGATCTCTA CGACATCACCAAAATGCCTACGAACGCTAAACCCTCCCCGAACCCACGGCATAGTCCGGCAGTGGAGACTTCCGGTCCGCGACAACAGCAACGCAAAGTGcaacagaaaaagaaaaagaagggaGGAAAATGGTAA
- the LOC143216576 gene encoding uncharacterized protein LOC143216576 isoform X2, whose translation MGADGPRSPSASPERVRAQRPVKTVPAVEIYRPPAARRARSEQTSTDQVQVQSNDSSSSSKSTRQRRPDRAVYVPRARRSLDTEGSPQPSESTRTSRTAKETTGSSSSAHRQSKSNLNLKDVDSDSRQTVECAKKGSNTCFDKCQSNLENEINPRLQIDSKDTDSSGSSSSSVVSDVESCNQEKSERRVKSANEYVPNKPDNSAVPSAKCDGPDAFQFPTVKEEETSSSSSEDKTSLDSVEAYVNSEVNVNEPVEESDKYKDNVVTISTSNNNKKKDELSNKDEITNKKNTQMIGRKMVSDVLIISDVEQKEPSPVKETTPPPTTPPEKKVKKIERPKSKPAPPPSPPIKKINRDECDWDSLFDDNGDCLDPTLIEELTSAVGDVVIEQPKSDYKYTKHIEVSSDEFAHVIEIYNFPSEFKTSDLAAVFSPFKNGGFELKWVDDTHCLGVFSSPLVAAEVLASDHPFVKTRPLSEATALSKTKARRSAEFLQPYRSRPETCAALARRLVTGALGVKLATARQEREHEKNVLREAKEKRRLANKQREDVWEGIIPEK comes from the exons ATGGGTGCTGATGGCCCGCGGTCGCCTTCCGCTTCGCCCGAACGTGTACGAGCACAAAGACCAG TGAAGACAGTGCCAGCAGTTGAAATCTACAGGCCACCAGCTGCCAGGAGAGCAAGGAGTGAACAGACAAGTACAGATCAAGTTCAAGTGCAATCTAATGACTCATCTTCTAGTTCGAA ATCTACTCGCCAAAGGAGACCAGACCGTGCTGTTTACGTTCCAAGAGCCCGTAGGAGCTTGGACACTGAAGGTAGTCCACAGCCTTCAGAATCCACTCGTACGAGTCGCACAGCGAAGGAAACCACCGGGTCGTCCTCCTCTGCTCACAGACAATCAAAGTCGAATTTAAATTTGAAAGATGTAGATTCTGATAGTCGACAAACTGTAGAATGCGCGAAAAAGGGATCAAATACGTGTTTCGATAAATGCCAGAGCAATttagagaatgaaattaatccGCGTCTTCAGATAGACTCGAAGGATACAGACTCTTCGGGTTCTTCGAGTTCTTCGGTCGTGTCTGACGTAGAATCTTGTAACCAGGAAAAATCGGAGCGGCGGGTAAAAAGTGCGAACGAATACGTGCCAAACAAGCCAGACAATTCCGCTGTTCCGAGTGCAAAATGCGACGGACCCGATGCATTTCAATTCCCGACTGTTAAAGAAGAAGAGACATCTAGTAGTTCTAGCGAAGATAAAACTAGCTTAGATTCGGTTGAAGCGTATGTAAATAGCGAAGTTAATGTTAACGAACCGGTAGAAGAATCTGATAAATACAAGGATAACGTTGTTACAATATCTACGTCGAATAACAATAAAAAGAAGGACGAACTTTCCAATAAGGACGAGATAACGAATAAGAAGAATACGCAAATGATAGGTCGCAAAATGGTGTCGGATGTTTTGATCATCTCCGATGTAGAACAGAAAGAGCCGTCTCCTGTTAAGGAGACTACTCCTCCACCTACAACACCGCCGGAGAAGAAAGTCAAAAAGATTGAGAGACCAAAAAGTAAACCAGCTCCACCGCCATCACCTCCGATTAAAAAGATAAACAGGGACGAATGCGATTGGGATAGTTTGTTTGACGACAACGGCGACTGCTTAGACCCGACGCTCATAGAAGAG CTGACGTCAGCGGTGGGCGACGTTGTGATAGAACAACCGAAAAGCGATTACAAGTACACCAAGCACATCGAAGTGTCCAGCGACGAATTTGCTCATGTTATCGAGATATACAATTTTCCGTCAGAGTTTAAGACTAGCGATCTAGCAGCTGTTTTTAGTCCTTTCAAGAACGGCGGCTTCGAGTTGAAGTGGGTAGACGACACGCATTGTCTCGGTGTCTTTAGTAGCCCACTTGTCG CCGCCGAGGTTCTAGCGTCGGATCACCCGTTTGTAAAAACGAGGCCATTGAGCGAAGCCACGGCATTGAGTAAAACGAAAGCGAGAAGAAGCGCAGAATTTTTGCAACCTTACCGGAGTCGACCGGAAACTTGTGCTGCATTGGCAAGGCGGTTGGTCACGGGTGCTCTAGGTGTGAAACTGGCTACGGCTAGGCAAGAACGCGAACACGAGAAAAACGTTTTGCGCGAAGCTAAAG AAAAACGTAGATTAGCGAATAAACAGCGGGAAGACGTCTGGGAGGGTATAATTCCCGAAAAGTAG
- the LOC143216576 gene encoding uncharacterized protein LOC143216576 isoform X1 — MSLQDNIFSEDVGHDVTLFSRDKRRKRVLVFPPVNNYRRFIIHQLVQDRFDDLHTFSIGQGLDRRTVVCYKSDLIRDPKLNGVQCKSNIKIADTLLEMGADGPRSPSASPERVRAQRPVKTVPAVEIYRPPAARRARSEQTSTDQVQVQSNDSSSSSKSTRQRRPDRAVYVPRARRSLDTEGSPQPSESTRTSRTAKETTGSSSSAHRQSKSNLNLKDVDSDSRQTVECAKKGSNTCFDKCQSNLENEINPRLQIDSKDTDSSGSSSSSVVSDVESCNQEKSERRVKSANEYVPNKPDNSAVPSAKCDGPDAFQFPTVKEEETSSSSSEDKTSLDSVEAYVNSEVNVNEPVEESDKYKDNVVTISTSNNNKKKDELSNKDEITNKKNTQMIGRKMVSDVLIISDVEQKEPSPVKETTPPPTTPPEKKVKKIERPKSKPAPPPSPPIKKINRDECDWDSLFDDNGDCLDPTLIEELTSAVGDVVIEQPKSDYKYTKHIEVSSDEFAHVIEIYNFPSEFKTSDLAAVFSPFKNGGFELKWVDDTHCLGVFSSPLVAAEVLASDHPFVKTRPLSEATALSKTKARRSAEFLQPYRSRPETCAALARRLVTGALGVKLATARQEREHEKNVLREAKEKRRLANKQREDVWEGIIPEK; from the exons ATGAGCCTACAAGACAACATTTTCTCCGAAGACGTGGGGCACGACGTGACTTTGTTTTCAAGAGACAAGAGACGGAAAAG GGTACTCGTCTTTCCACCTGTAAACAACTATCGGAGGTTCATCATACACCAGCTGGTGCAGGATCGTTTCGACGACCTGCACACCTTCTCGATCGGCCAGGGCCTGGATAGACGGACCGTCGTGTGCTACAAAAGTGATCTGATAAG GGATCCGAAATTGAATGGTGTGCAGTGCAAATCAAACATAAAAATTGCTGACACGCTGTTAGAGATGGGTGCTGATGGCCCGCGGTCGCCTTCCGCTTCGCCCGAACGTGTACGAGCACAAAGACCAG TGAAGACAGTGCCAGCAGTTGAAATCTACAGGCCACCAGCTGCCAGGAGAGCAAGGAGTGAACAGACAAGTACAGATCAAGTTCAAGTGCAATCTAATGACTCATCTTCTAGTTCGAA ATCTACTCGCCAAAGGAGACCAGACCGTGCTGTTTACGTTCCAAGAGCCCGTAGGAGCTTGGACACTGAAGGTAGTCCACAGCCTTCAGAATCCACTCGTACGAGTCGCACAGCGAAGGAAACCACCGGGTCGTCCTCCTCTGCTCACAGACAATCAAAGTCGAATTTAAATTTGAAAGATGTAGATTCTGATAGTCGACAAACTGTAGAATGCGCGAAAAAGGGATCAAATACGTGTTTCGATAAATGCCAGAGCAATttagagaatgaaattaatccGCGTCTTCAGATAGACTCGAAGGATACAGACTCTTCGGGTTCTTCGAGTTCTTCGGTCGTGTCTGACGTAGAATCTTGTAACCAGGAAAAATCGGAGCGGCGGGTAAAAAGTGCGAACGAATACGTGCCAAACAAGCCAGACAATTCCGCTGTTCCGAGTGCAAAATGCGACGGACCCGATGCATTTCAATTCCCGACTGTTAAAGAAGAAGAGACATCTAGTAGTTCTAGCGAAGATAAAACTAGCTTAGATTCGGTTGAAGCGTATGTAAATAGCGAAGTTAATGTTAACGAACCGGTAGAAGAATCTGATAAATACAAGGATAACGTTGTTACAATATCTACGTCGAATAACAATAAAAAGAAGGACGAACTTTCCAATAAGGACGAGATAACGAATAAGAAGAATACGCAAATGATAGGTCGCAAAATGGTGTCGGATGTTTTGATCATCTCCGATGTAGAACAGAAAGAGCCGTCTCCTGTTAAGGAGACTACTCCTCCACCTACAACACCGCCGGAGAAGAAAGTCAAAAAGATTGAGAGACCAAAAAGTAAACCAGCTCCACCGCCATCACCTCCGATTAAAAAGATAAACAGGGACGAATGCGATTGGGATAGTTTGTTTGACGACAACGGCGACTGCTTAGACCCGACGCTCATAGAAGAG CTGACGTCAGCGGTGGGCGACGTTGTGATAGAACAACCGAAAAGCGATTACAAGTACACCAAGCACATCGAAGTGTCCAGCGACGAATTTGCTCATGTTATCGAGATATACAATTTTCCGTCAGAGTTTAAGACTAGCGATCTAGCAGCTGTTTTTAGTCCTTTCAAGAACGGCGGCTTCGAGTTGAAGTGGGTAGACGACACGCATTGTCTCGGTGTCTTTAGTAGCCCACTTGTCG CCGCCGAGGTTCTAGCGTCGGATCACCCGTTTGTAAAAACGAGGCCATTGAGCGAAGCCACGGCATTGAGTAAAACGAAAGCGAGAAGAAGCGCAGAATTTTTGCAACCTTACCGGAGTCGACCGGAAACTTGTGCTGCATTGGCAAGGCGGTTGGTCACGGGTGCTCTAGGTGTGAAACTGGCTACGGCTAGGCAAGAACGCGAACACGAGAAAAACGTTTTGCGCGAAGCTAAAG AAAAACGTAGATTAGCGAATAAACAGCGGGAAGACGTCTGGGAGGGTATAATTCCCGAAAAGTAG
- the L(3)73ah gene encoding polycomb group ring finger 3-like lethal (3) 73Ah yields MVIISAMERRIKLKTLNSHITCKICKGYLIDATTVTECLHTFCKSCLVKHLEEKHTCPACQIVIHQSHPLQYISFDRTMQDIVYKLVPDLQENEIKREREFYRARGLPCPKDVLPNAGEVEEEKTTTDTHAEADYHRTDEQVNVCLECVNTSLKTLKRRFIRCSAQATITHLKKFIAKKVLNGMEKYRDIDILCNDELLGKDHTLKFVYVTRWRFRDPPLRLQYRPRIDI; encoded by the exons ATGGTGATTATCAGTGCCATGGAGAGGAGAATCAAGTTGAAAACACTGAATAGTCACATAACGTGTAAAATATGCAAGGGTTATTTGATAGACGCCACCACTGTCACAGAATGTTTACATACATTTTGCAAAAGCTGCCTGGTAAAACATTTAGAAGAGAAGCACACGTGTCCAGCATGCCAAATAGTGATACATCAATCGCATCCCTTACAGTACATAAGCTTCGACAGAACTATGCAAGATATTGTCTACAAATTAGTTCCTGATCTTCAAGAGA ATGAAATTAAAAGGGAAAGAGAATTCTATAGGGCGAGGGGTTTACCTTGCCCGAAAGACGTACTACCGAATGCTGGAGAAGTGGAGGAAGAGAAGACAACCACAGATACACATGCAGAAGCGGATTATCATCGTACAGATGAACAG GTCAATGTGTGTTTGGAATGTGTAAATACAAGTTTAAAGACCCTAAAACGGAGATTCATCAGGTGTTCTGCCCAAGCAACTATTACGCATTTGAAAAAGTTTATTGCCAAGAAAGTTCTCAATGGGATGGAAAAATATCGGGAT ATTGATATTCTGTGCAATGACGAACTGTTAGGTAAGGACCACacattaaaatttgtttatgtAACGAGATGGAGGTTCCGGGACCCACCCCTAAGGCTACAATATAGACCACGAATAGACATCTAA